In Passer domesticus isolate bPasDom1 chromosome 1, bPasDom1.hap1, whole genome shotgun sequence, one DNA window encodes the following:
- the PRP4K gene encoding serine/threonine-protein kinase PRP4 homolog, protein MAAAAEPEQRPPEVEDAEASEKSVNEENGEVSEADQPQSKHSRHKKKKHKHRSKHKKHKHSSEDDKDKKHKHRHKHKKHKWKEVADASDKEDGPAKRTKIDFLAPLEDLEKQRALLKAELENELMEGKVQSGMGLILQGYESGSEEEGEINEKARNGARPTTKSNTKGKLEPVDNKTSSKKASKSESKERTRHRSDKKKAKAGVDGVKEKTTRSKSKERRKSKSPYKRSKSQDQTRKSRSPILKRRSQEKNRKSKSPPEDRNKADDKSKSRDRRKSPVVNESKSRDRGRKSKSPAELRSKSKDRRSRSKDRKPRRSETDKEKKPIKSPSKDASSGKENRSPRRPGRSPKGRSLSPKQREKSRRSRSPLFNDRRSKQSRSPSRTRSPVRRVRSRSAERKRRESERRRLSSPRTRTRDDILSRRERSKDVSPPSRWSPSRRRSRSPIRRRSRTPLRRSRSPRRRSRSPRRRDRGRRSRSRLRRRSRSRGGHRRRSRSKVKEDKFKGSLSEGMKAEQESSSDENLEDFDLEEEDEEAEIRQRRLQRQAIVQKYKGQTEDSNISVPSEPSSPQSSTRSRSNSPDDILERVAADVKEYERENVDTFEASVKAKHNLMTVEQNNGSSQKKLLAPDMFTESDDMFAAYFDSARLRAAGFGKDFKENPNLRDNWTDAEGYYRVNIGEVLDKRYNVYGYTGQGVFSNVVRARDMARANQEVAVKIIRNNELMQKTGLKELEFLKKLNDADPDDKFHCLRLFRHFYHKQHLCLVFEPLSMNLREVLKKYGKDVGLHIKAVRSYSQQLFLALKLLKRCNILHADIKPDNILVNESKTILKLCDFGSASHVADNDITPYLVSRFYRAPEIIIGKIYDYGIDMWSVGCTLYELYTGKILFPGKTNNHMLKLAMDLKGKMPNKMIRKGVFKDQHFDQNLNFMYIEVDKVTEREKVTVMSTINPTKDLLADLIGCQRLPEDQRKKVHQLKDLLDQILMLDPAKRISINQALQHAFIQEKI, encoded by the exons GGTTGAGGATGCTGAGGCATCCGAGAAAAGTGTGAATGAAGAAAATGGGGAAGTGTCAGAGGCAGACCAACCtcagagcaagcacagcagacacaaaaaaaagaaacacaaacacCGAAGTAAACACAAGAAACACAAACATTCTTCAGAAGATGACAAGGACAAAAAACATAAACACAGACACAAACATAAGAAACATAAATGGAAAGAGGTGGCTGATGCCTCTGACAAAGAAGATGGACCAGCTAAAAGAACTAAAATTGATTTTTTGGCTCCTCTGGAAGACTTAGAGAAACAAAGAGCATTGCTGAAAGCTGAACTTGAAAACGAATTAATGGAAGGAAAAGTCCAGTCTGGGATGGGATTAATATTACAAGGTTATGAGTCAGGATCTGAAGAAGAGGGGGAGATTAATGAAAAAGCACGAAATGGAGCAAGACCTACAACAAAGTCAAATACTAAGGGGAAATTAGAACCTGTGGACAATAAAACTAGTTCCAAGAAAGCAAGTAAGAGTGAATCAAAGGAAAGGACTAGGCACAGATCTGACAAAAAGAAAGCCAAGGCAGGAGTTGATGGAGTCAAAGAGAAGACTACTAGAAGCAAGtcaaaagaaaggaggaaatcCAAAAGTCCTTATAAGAGAAGTAAGTCTCAAGATCAGACAAGGAAATCTAGGTCTCCAATACTTAAGAGGAGATCtcaggagaaaaacagaaagtcTAAGTCTCCTCCAGAGGATAGAAATAAGGCTGATGATAAAAGTAAATCGAGAGACCGCAGAAAGTCTCCAGTtgtaaatgaaagcaaaagcagagaTCGTGGTAGAAAATCTAAATCTCCAGCAGAACTAAGAAGCAAATCCAAAGATAGAAGATCACGGTCCAAAGATAGAAAACCTAGGAGATCAGAGactgacaaagaaaaaaagccaattaAATCCCCTTCTAAAGATGCTTcttcagggaaagaaaacaggTCCCCTAGACGACCTGGCCGCAGCCCAAAAGGGAGAAGCTTATCTCCCAAACAGCGAGAAAAGTCCAGAAGAAGCAGATCCCCTCTCTTTAACGACCGTAGATCTAAACAGAGCAGATCCCCCTCTCGAACCCGCTCTCCGGTTAGAAGGGTGAGGAGTAgatctgcagaaagaaaaagaagagaatcAGAAAGGAGGCgtctttcttctcccag AACACGGACCAGGGACGACATTTTGTCTAGGCGTGAAAGATCCAAGGATGTCAGCCCACCCAGCAGATGGTCCCCATCCAGAAGAAGATCGCGGTCCCCCATTAGGAGGAGATCTCGAACACCCCTTCGACGCAGCCGATCTCCCAGGAGGCGGAGTAGATCTCCTCGGAGGAG GGATAGAGGCCGGAGAAGTAGATCTCGCCTTCGAAGGAGGTCCAGGTCACGTGGTGGCCATAGGCGTCGGAGCAGAAGCAAAGTTAAAGAAGACAAATTTAAAGGTAGTCTTTCTGAGGGTATGAAAGCTGAACAGGAGTCTTCATCAGATGAAAA TCTTGAAGACTTTGATTTGgaagaagaggatgaagaaGCAGAGATAAGACAAAGAAGATTACAGCGGCAAGCAATTGTTCAG AAATACAAAGGCCAGACAGAAGACAGTAACATATCTGTACCATCTGAACCAAGCAGCCCTCAGAGCAGTACACGCAGTCGCTCAAATTCTCCCGATGACATCCTAGAAAGAGTTGCTGCTGATGTTAAGGAGTACGAACGGGAAAATGTGGACACGTTTGAGGCATCAGTGAAAGCCAAGCACAACCTCATGACAGTTGAACAGAACAATG GTTCATCTCAGAAGAAGCTGCTAGCTCCTGATATGTTCACAGAATCAGATGATATGTTTGCTGCGTACTTTGAT agtGCTCGTCTAAGGGCTGCTGGGTTTGGAAAAGACTTCAAAGAAAACCCCAATCTCAGGGATAACTGGACAGATGCAGAAGGCTATTACC GTGTTAATATAGGTGAAGTTCTAGATAAACGTTACAATGTCTATGGCTACACTGGTCAGGGAGTCTTCAGCAACGTGGTGCGAGCCAGGGACATGGCCAGAGCAAACCAAGAAGTAGCAGTGAAAATCATCAGGAACAATGAACTTAT GCAGAAAACTGGCCTAAAAGAACTGGAATTTTTAAAGAAGCTCAATGATGCTGATCCTGATGACAAGTTTCATTGTCTACGGTTATTCAGGCATTTCTACCACAAACAACATCTCTGTCTGGTATTTGAGCCACTCAG TATGAATTTACGAGAGGTGTTGAAGAAGTATGGGAAAGATGTTGGACTGCACATTAAAGCTGTGCGTTCCTACAGCCAGCAATTGTTCCTGGCTTTAAAACTTCTTAAAAGATGCAATATCCTACATGCAGATATTAAACCAGATAATATTTTG GTGAACGAGTCTAAAACAATACTAAAGCTTTGTGATTTTGGCTCAGCTTCACATGTCGCAGACAACGACATCACACCCTATCTAGTTAGTAGATTTTATCGAGCTCCAGAAATCA TTATAGGAAAAATCTATGACTATGGTATAGATATGTGGTCTGTAGGCTGCACATTATATGAGCTTTATACAGGAAAAATACTGTTTCCTGGCAAAACCAATAATCATATGTTGAAACTTGCCATGGATCTCAAAGGAAAGATGCCAAACAAG aTGATTCGAAAAGGTGTGTTCAAAGATCAGCACTTTGATCAAAATCTCAACTTTATGTATATAGAAGTAGATAAAGTGACGGAAAGG GAGAAGGTTACTGTTATGAGCACCATTAATCCAACCAAGGACCTATTAGCAGACTTGATTGGGTGCCAACGACTCCCTGAAGACCAGCGTAAAAAAGTGCACCAGCTTAAGGACTTGTTGGACCAGATTCTAATGCTAGACCCAGCTAAACGGATTAGCATCAACCAGGCTCTGCAGCACGCCTTCATCCAGGAGAAAATTTAA